In Carya illinoinensis cultivar Pawnee chromosome 9, C.illinoinensisPawnee_v1, whole genome shotgun sequence, the following are encoded in one genomic region:
- the LOC122277575 gene encoding uncharacterized protein LOC122277575, translating to MSLMGEEGRGYELARKLEVCGVWRSWLGDSKYVGFSDFLNSPSSWKAFMRTDESNSRAHIHLQLQVRALLFDKASISLVFFVSSVFFYCSFKAQSELFEIAR from the exons ATGTCTCTAATGGGGGAGGAGGGTCGGGGCTACGAACTGGCCAGAAAGCTCGAGGTCTGCGGGGTGTGGCGCTCGTGGCTGGGCGACTCCAAATACGTCGGTTTCTCCGATTTCCTCAACTCGCCTTCCTCATGGAAAGCCTTCATGCGGACCGACGAGTCCAATTCTAGGGCTCATATCCATCTCCAACTCCAGGTTCGAGCACTCCTCTTCGACAAGGCCAGCATCTCTCTCGTCTTCTTCGTCTCTAGCGTCTTCTTCTATTGCAGTTTCAAAGCTCAATCCGAGTT ATTTGAGATTGCGCGGTGA